The Lycium barbarum isolate Lr01 chromosome 4, ASM1917538v2, whole genome shotgun sequence nucleotide sequence TTCTTGGTTGCTGATTGTTTGAAGTTGAACTCGAGCTAATAAGGCATCTAAACGTGAAGAAGAACTGAACGACTCCATGACTGCCATGAACAAAGCTTGAAGCTTCGAACTCGAATTTTCGGGTTGCCGCAAATGAGCTCCATTTCGAGTGGGTGATATATCAGAAGAACCGGAACGTTGAGAGGAATTCAAATATGAAATTTGGTGATGTTTGGTTGAGATTTGAAGTGCATTAGGATCAAATTTCAGTCCAGTTCTCTATGAAGAAGATGAGCAGTAAtttgctgcccaaattttgccaAAGTTGTCATAACACACCTAAATTTTGCGGGGGTCTTATGACCCATCTggacttattttttgtgtattatttacGCTTTTATATGGAATCTTACGCGCTCAAAGAGAGTAGGTTCAATCGCTTGTACAGGTCGCCATATAAAAGcgtacaaaatacacaaaaaataagtccAGAGGGGTCATAGGATCCCCGCAAAGTTTAGGTGTGTTATGGAAACTTTGGCTATACTTTGAATGTGTTTCAAACACTTTTCCCTATAATATACGAATAGAACATACCTAGGTCATTGGAAGAGAGAATACATAAATACCCCCTTGGAGATGACACATTTTTTCAATAAGACACCTAAACTTTGCGGGTGTCCTAGGACCCCCCTAGACATGTTCAAACTTTAATAAATACCATCTTTTGACCCATTTTCGAACCAGGCGGAGAATAAAATTTTGCGCGTGTAATACATCTCCGATTAAAATAATTATAAACAAAATTAATGATGACCCATCGGGTTTGACCCGTTTTACCCTAATATTTCCCCTCTTTTCTTATTtctcttccaaaaaaaaaaacaccccaCGACTTTTCATTCCCTTTTCATCTCTCGATCTTAACCCATCTTAACCATAAATTTGTTCTAGCCATTTCTATCGAAAAATTGAAGGGAAATCTGAGTTTGTGGGTACAAAATAAGTATCTAATCGAAGAAGTGAAGGTTCACAGGTTAGGGTTTGTTATTGTGATTTAAAAATTCAATTTTTGGTGTTGCATGCACTGAATTTTTGTTAGATACTTAGTGTTTTTGTGTTATTTGTTGCAAAATATATTGTTTTACACTCATTTCTCTTAATGTGCCTGATTGCATCTACATTCACTGATTTTAGTTAGCGTTTTTGTTGATCGATTTATTGTGTTTTAAAGATTTTTGAACATGCTATATTTCAGGGTGTGTGATATCATGTCTTTTGTTCTAATCACGTTGAGATGGCACCATGGGGGTCGTATTGTGTTTAGTGCTTGACCAAAATATGTTGGTGGGTCTGTTACTGAATTTCTGGACCGTAACATTGATAGAATGTCCTACTTTGAATTGAGAGACTACATAAAGCATTTAGGGTATACAActgactgttttttttttaagtatcctTTCAAtggttatttggttgaagttgtgaaTGATAAGGTTATTTGTGACATTTCATCTTTGTTAAGTAATGTTGATACATTAGATATTTTTGTGTGCCACGAGGTGAATGAACCATATGTTGCATTGGCTTTAGAATATGTCCCCCAAAATGGTGTTGGTGGGGTAGGTGAGGAATCTTCAACACCTTTAAATGATGTTGTTGAGTATCTAATCCCCCCAAACCCTAATGTTGAGCCTCCAAACACTACATGTGAGTCTCCAAACCTAACTGCTGAGCCATCAAACCCTCCTAACCCTTTAGCTGAACCTTCTAACCCTACTACTGAACCTTATAACCCTACTGCTGAAACTTCTAACCTTACTGCTGAACCTGCTGAACCATCAACTAATCCTGAACCTCATAATCCCACTGATGATCCTACTTGTGAGTCTGAAGTTGATGAGGATACAAGTGGAGAGGATGGATGCGAAGGGGATAGTGAAGATAACATAGATAGCATAGGTGTTGAAGAGGTTTTAGAAGATAGTGATGTTCATGAAGAGTATAGAGATTTTAGGGCAAATAGGAGACATTTCAACAGGGCAAATAGGAGAGCTAGAGGTACTACTGTTGGACAGGTTCATGTCAATGAAAAAGGACCAGATTTAGGGTATGATGAGACTGTTATTCAAAAGGATAAATTAGATGGTAAGCTAGGGGGTGATAAACCTTACTATACAAGTGATGAGGCCCCTAGCTTTGAATTAGATGATGAAATAGGCTGGGCAGATGAGGAAGAGGTTGAACAAGTAGTGAATAAACCTCTTAGAAGAAAAAAGACCAAAAACAGAGTTGTATTTGATCCTACTTCTGAGAAGATTATTTAGGAATTAGGATTGGTGTTTGCAGATGTAAAAGGATTTAGGAAGACAGTTACTAAATATGCAGTTCAAGAAAAAATCCAGATTGAAAAATATGTGAATGAGCCTAACAGAGTTAGGGTCAGATGCTGCAAAGAGGGTTGTCCATGGTTATTGTTTGCAAGTTCGGACAGTTCTAGTGCAGATTTTGTTGTTAGAACATACATCCCTATCCACAAATGCATGACTTCCACTCATAACCATTTGTGCAATTCTAGATATTTGGCTGATAGATACAAAAACAGAGTGACTGAGCAGCCAAATATTAGGATAGTGGATTTTCAGGAGATCATTAGGAAGGAACTAGATATCTATGTTGGAAAGACAACAGTGAGAAGAGCTAGGGATAGAATATTACAAGAGATTAGGGGTGATTATGTTGCTGAGTATGGTAGAATATTTGATTATAGAGATGAGATATTAAGATCTAATCCAGACAACACTTGTGTTGTTAAAGTTGGAGAAGATCTTGAAACTGGAAAGAAGATCTTTGGGGGTTTATATTAGGGGTGATCATGTTGCTAAGTATGGTAGAATATTTGATTATAGAGATAAGATATTAAGATCTAATCCAGGCAGCACTTGTGTTGTTAAAGTTGGAGAAGATCTTGAAACTGGAAAGAAGATCTTTGAGGGTTTTATGTGTGCTTTGATGCTTTAAAGAAAGCATTCTTTGGAGGTACAAGGAGGTGCATTGGTCTGGATGGATGTTTTCTTAAAGGTGTGTGTAAAGGTCAGCTATTGGTTGTGCAGTTTGCAAGGATGGAAACAACCAAATGCTGCCTATTGCTTGGGCAGTTGTTGAATATGAGAATCAATTTACCTGGAGATGGTTTGTGTCTCTATTGAAGAATGACCTTAAACTTGGAGATGGACATGAATTAACACTGATTAGTGACATGCAAAAGGTACACAAAGAACACTGTTATTaatatttttctcttgtttttctctttttgtaTGCTGCTTATTATGTCTTTTTGCTTTTCCTAGGGACTGCAAAATGCAGTAGATGATTTACTCCCAGATGCAGAACATAGGTGGTGTGCAAGACATATTCCTGCTAACTGTTCCAAAATCCATAAGgggataaaaagaagaaaattattttgaatGATGGCGAAGTCCACTTTTGAAGTTGAACTGAGGGGTCATAttgatgaaatgaagaaaatgggcAGAGACTGTTTGGATGATCTCATGTATTACAACTTAGATAAATGGTGCAAAAGGTACTTCAAAGAGCACAACGAGTGTGATTCAGTGGACAACAACATGGTTGAGAGTTTTAACAACTGGATATTGGCTGCAAGATACAAAACAATTATCACAATGCTAAAAGAGATTAGGGTGAAGATGATGAAAAAAATTGGTCAGTTGAGAGAGTTTTCAAATACATGGATTACTGATATATCTCCCATGTCTCTCAAGACTCTACAAGAAAACATTAACAAATCAATAAAGTGCAGCTTGTCTTGGAATGGTGAAAGGGGTTTTGAAATTAAAGATCCTTGGGGTTGTACACATTGTGTTGACATTGTTAGGCAGACCTGTAGTTGTAGATCTTGGCAGCTGAAGGGCATACCTTGTTCCCATGCAGTTGCTGCCCTACACTACAAGAGA carries:
- the LOC132634809 gene encoding uncharacterized protein LOC132634809 codes for the protein MMAKSTFEVELRGHIDEMKKMGRDCLDDLMYYNLDKWCKRYFKEHNECDSVDNNMVESFNNWILAARYKTIITMLKEIRVKMMKKIGQLREFSNTWITDISPMSLKTLQENINKSIKCSLSWNGERGFEIKDPWGCTHCVDIVRQTCSCRSWQLKGIPCSHAVAALHYKRLEPIHYVASCYNKDIYLSTYAHFIQPMNNMNMWPISNNLRVEPPVIRQMPERPSKARRKEAHKSKKTGKLSRSGVVMTCSLCHNKGHNKRGCPTKDDIQQTASQSKARTNRGKANKRRMEQEAESCGRANMRRMENETETTSQTAHTASQSQVSVSNCSYMTLNII